One window of the Archangium primigenium genome contains the following:
- a CDS encoding serine/threonine-protein kinase has translation MKKPTLFGKYLLLERINVGGMAEVFTAKAFGVEGFERILAIKKILPTMAEDDEFITMFIDEARISVQLNHANIVHIHELGKHEDTYFIAMEYVPGRDLRTLLERYRRRKEIMPTAQAVFLASKICEGLDYAHRKKDARGQDLNIIHRDISPQNILISYEGEVKIIDFGIAKAANRSQKTQAGILKGKFGYMSPEQVRGLPIDRRSDVFAVGVILYEMLTGERLFVGESDFSTLEKVRNADVPTPRQFNPNIPTGLERVLMKALSGDADTRYQWSSDLQEDLMRFLLAGDAIYSSKHLSSYMKEAFAEDILREAEKMERYASVERPDTIETSGVTGDMMRAPRRNQSVLAMPAASRSAAPAPAPAPRASYVPPPTEEELAEMDGAGDKTQIVDSTNGLLAGPPSEPSSSVLVDDSLTGETDYAAASSAQPSRARGGVKSRVVIGDEGENAGGATVIGPVPSAPSDYESPMASADSTRVGHAVSNATMVRPALDDEPDDRSEHEDQQAYADDAEDGYGDQGFESEEDPQEEEATGPILLNQEPAPAPEKPAAARAKAARTESVPRKKPSPKVIAAAAGAAVLLVSVVGFLLFSGPGTGEVMISVQPSRGADVRIDGMLKAPNEVIQLTEGTHSVSVSAPGHVTRQQEIRITKGQSPQVVSVVLEETPAGGTASPPPVAAAPSDTGTSTGTGTGTGTTPAPEPEKPTPAPTAVATGEPRTAPPVEPSAVEPPKPTLFSAVFVGTPGAEIAVDGKSAGKTPEAKLANLTIGKTYEFKATRVGYKSYSGQFRSDGAEQVRVPFELEKEAPPPAPVPTPAPDRAPVAKVVPAPKPPPAPKVAVSNAKGKLACSSRPNGAQIWVDGKYSGRETPAALGNALVLPVGNHSIVFKLDGKQSKPQTVKITDGGLEKLINVPIE, from the coding sequence ATGAAGAAGCCGACCCTATTTGGGAAGTACCTCCTCCTCGAGCGCATCAACGTTGGCGGCATGGCGGAGGTCTTCACGGCCAAGGCCTTCGGCGTCGAGGGGTTCGAGCGGATCCTCGCCATCAAGAAGATCCTTCCGACGATGGCGGAGGACGACGAGTTCATCACGATGTTCATTGATGAAGCGCGGATCAGCGTGCAGCTGAACCATGCCAACATCGTGCACATCCACGAACTGGGGAAGCACGAGGACACCTACTTCATCGCCATGGAGTACGTGCCGGGCCGAGATCTGCGCACGCTCCTGGAGCGCTACCGCCGGCGCAAGGAGATCATGCCCACGGCGCAAGCGGTGTTTCTCGCCTCGAAGATCTGCGAGGGCCTCGACTACGCGCACCGCAAGAAGGATGCACGCGGACAAGACCTGAACATCATCCACCGCGACATCTCGCCCCAGAACATCCTCATCTCGTACGAGGGCGAGGTGAAGATCATCGACTTTGGTATCGCCAAGGCGGCGAACCGGTCGCAGAAGACGCAAGCCGGCATCCTCAAGGGGAAGTTCGGGTACATGAGCCCGGAGCAGGTCCGGGGCTTGCCCATCGATCGCCGCAGCGATGTCTTCGCGGTGGGCGTCATCCTCTACGAAATGCTCACAGGCGAGCGGCTGTTCGTCGGTGAATCCGACTTCTCCACGCTGGAGAAGGTCCGCAATGCCGACGTGCCCACTCCGCGGCAGTTCAATCCGAACATTCCGACGGGGCTCGAGCGGGTGCTGATGAAGGCCCTCTCTGGCGATGCGGACACGCGGTATCAGTGGTCCTCGGACCTGCAGGAGGACCTGATGCGGTTCCTCCTGGCGGGCGATGCCATCTACTCCTCCAAGCACCTCTCCAGCTACATGAAGGAGGCCTTCGCCGAGGACATCCTCCGGGAAGCCGAGAAGATGGAGCGCTACGCGTCCGTCGAGCGGCCGGATACCATCGAGACCTCCGGGGTCACCGGCGACATGATGCGCGCGCCGCGCCGCAATCAGTCCGTCCTCGCGATGCCCGCGGCCTCTCGCTCGGCGGCTCCCGCCCCGGCTCCCGCGCCGCGCGCCAGCTACGTGCCTCCGCCCACCGAGGAGGAGCTCGCGGAGATGGACGGGGCAGGGGACAAGACGCAGATCGTCGACTCGACGAATGGACTGCTGGCCGGACCGCCCTCCGAGCCGTCTTCCAGCGTGTTGGTCGATGACAGTCTGACGGGCGAAACCGATTACGCCGCCGCCAGCTCCGCTCAGCCCTCCCGCGCCCGTGGCGGCGTCAAATCCCGGGTGGTCATCGGCGATGAGGGCGAGAACGCCGGCGGCGCCACGGTCATCGGACCCGTGCCCTCGGCGCCTTCGGACTACGAGAGCCCGATGGCTTCGGCGGACTCCACCCGGGTCGGGCATGCGGTGTCCAACGCGACCATGGTGAGACCCGCGCTCGACGATGAGCCGGACGACCGGTCCGAGCACGAGGATCAGCAGGCCTACGCGGACGACGCGGAGGACGGATACGGCGACCAGGGCTTCGAGTCCGAGGAGGATCCTCAGGAAGAAGAGGCCACGGGGCCCATCCTGCTCAACCAGGAGCCAGCGCCCGCGCCCGAGAAGCCGGCCGCAGCGCGCGCCAAGGCAGCTCGTACGGAGAGCGTTCCGCGCAAGAAGCCCTCTCCCAAGGTCATCGCGGCCGCAGCGGGGGCCGCGGTGCTGCTGGTCTCCGTCGTGGGCTTCCTCCTGTTCTCCGGTCCCGGCACGGGCGAGGTGATGATCTCCGTGCAGCCCTCCCGCGGCGCCGATGTGCGCATCGACGGGATGCTCAAGGCCCCGAACGAAGTCATCCAACTTACCGAGGGCACGCACTCCGTGTCCGTGAGCGCTCCGGGCCATGTGACCCGGCAGCAGGAGATCCGCATCACCAAGGGACAGTCCCCGCAGGTCGTCTCCGTCGTCCTGGAAGAGACCCCGGCGGGTGGCACGGCGTCTCCGCCTCCGGTCGCGGCCGCGCCCTCGGACACGGGCACCTCGACCGGAACGGGGACAGGGACGGGCACGACGCCCGCACCCGAGCCCGAAAAACCCACGCCCGCCCCCACCGCCGTGGCGACCGGCGAGCCGCGCACCGCGCCCCCCGTGGAGCCGTCCGCCGTCGAGCCGCCCAAGCCGACCCTGTTCTCCGCCGTGTTCGTTGGCACGCCAGGCGCCGAGATCGCCGTGGATGGCAAGAGCGCCGGCAAGACGCCCGAGGCCAAGCTGGCCAACCTCACCATCGGCAAGACCTACGAGTTCAAGGCCACTCGGGTGGGCTACAAGAGCTACTCGGGGCAGTTCCGCTCCGATGGCGCCGAGCAGGTCCGGGTCCCGTTCGAGCTCGAGAAGGAAGCACCGCCCCCCGCGCCCGTGCCCACGCCGGCCCCGGATCGGGCCCCTGTCGCCAAGGTCGTGCCGGCCCCCAAGCCGCCGCCCGCTCCCAAGGTGGCCGTGTCCAACGCCAAGGGCAAGCTCGCCTGCAGCTCCCGTCCCAACGGGGCGCAAATCTGGGTGGATGGCAAGTACTCGGGCCGGGAAACCCCCGCGGCCCTCGGCAACGCGCTCGTCCTCCCCGTGGGCAACCACTCGATCGTCTTCAAGCTCGATGGCAAGCAGAGCAAGCCCCAGACCGTGAAGATCACCGATGGGGGACTCGAGAAGCTCATCAACGTGCCGATCGAATAA